A portion of the Streptomyces sp. NBC_01335 genome contains these proteins:
- a CDS encoding ABC transporter ATP-binding protein/permease — MGRGVPELVLELNGRTWTLDPSRSYTLGRDPQGDLTFEDARVSWRHATIAWGGHGWFIEDHGSTNGTYVRGDRVQRAEIGPGTEVRLGNANDGPRVALTAPAAAPPPAQAGPAQQAAYQQAPAQQAPYQPPVAQAQQAAPYQPQAAPYQPPVAPAPQQAWQQHPQDRAAQDWGAQAQDRVAQVPHQQGPFEGAGGPVHSDRSPTTFHQLAIGRVMRIGRALENELVVSDLQVSRLHAEFHATPDGRFEIRDLGSHNGTYVNGQQLQKSGSAFLGPNDIVGVGHSTFRLVGDRLEEFVDTGEVSFSARHLTVTVDGGKQILKDVSFGVPEKSLVAVIGPSGSGKSTLLKALTGYRPADQGDVLYDNRDLYKQFAELRQRIGLVPQDDILHKELSVTKALKYAAKLRFPADTTEAERQARIHEVLVELKLDIHKDKLVTSLSGGQRKRVSVALELLTKPSLLFLDEPTSGLDPGMDRDVMQLLRGLADDGRTVLVVTHSVAELAICDKLIVMAPGGAVAYFGPPEEALNFFGYDTWADVFSAFENYRDYDWAGRWRGSQHYQMYAADIDAVAAQPVNTAPPQQLRPPKPQGWATQLWTLIRRYVSVLASDKFFLCLMVMMPVVLGALAMVIPAKLGLVAPAGPQKYNGKAGSIVLVLAVGISLAGAANSVRELIKERIIYERERATGLSRSAYLMSKVIVLGVITMLQGVIICAIGLHGRQLPEEGLVMPPAVEICVSIMALGFASVMVGLVISSLVKTAEKTMPLLVMFAIVQVVFAGVLFQIFDSPGLEQLAWLAPSRWGVSAAGATLDLSRLMPPWDAENPTDLDPLWEHSAGVWATDLAVLVAFGAVCGFVVARLLRRHEPEVMRK; from the coding sequence GTGGGGCGCGGAGTGCCAGAACTCGTACTGGAACTGAATGGCAGAACCTGGACGCTCGATCCGTCCAGGTCGTACACGCTCGGACGTGATCCGCAGGGGGACCTGACGTTCGAGGACGCCCGGGTCTCGTGGCGGCACGCCACGATCGCCTGGGGAGGTCACGGCTGGTTCATCGAGGACCACGGCAGCACCAACGGCACCTATGTGCGGGGCGACCGGGTGCAGCGGGCGGAGATCGGCCCCGGCACCGAAGTGCGCCTCGGCAACGCCAACGACGGACCCAGGGTCGCCCTGACCGCTCCCGCCGCCGCGCCGCCGCCGGCGCAGGCCGGACCGGCCCAGCAGGCCGCGTACCAGCAGGCCCCGGCCCAGCAGGCTCCGTACCAGCCGCCGGTGGCGCAGGCCCAGCAGGCGGCGCCGTACCAGCCGCAGGCCGCCCCGTACCAGCCTCCCGTCGCGCCCGCGCCGCAGCAGGCCTGGCAGCAGCATCCGCAGGACCGGGCGGCGCAGGACTGGGGAGCGCAGGCGCAGGACCGGGTGGCCCAGGTCCCGCACCAGCAGGGGCCCTTCGAGGGTGCCGGGGGACCGGTGCACAGCGACCGCAGCCCGACCACCTTCCACCAGCTGGCGATCGGCCGGGTCATGCGCATCGGCCGTGCCCTGGAGAACGAGCTCGTCGTCTCGGACCTCCAGGTCTCGCGCCTCCACGCCGAGTTCCACGCGACCCCCGACGGCCGCTTCGAGATCCGCGACCTCGGCTCGCACAACGGCACGTACGTCAACGGCCAGCAGCTCCAGAAGTCCGGTTCCGCGTTCCTCGGGCCGAACGACATCGTCGGCGTCGGCCACTCCACCTTCCGGCTGGTCGGCGACCGGCTGGAGGAGTTCGTCGACACCGGTGAGGTCTCCTTCTCCGCCCGCCACCTCACGGTGACGGTCGACGGCGGCAAGCAGATCCTCAAGGACGTCTCCTTCGGGGTCCCCGAGAAGTCGCTGGTCGCGGTGATCGGGCCGTCCGGCTCCGGCAAGTCCACCCTGCTCAAGGCGCTCACCGGCTACCGGCCCGCCGACCAGGGCGACGTCCTCTACGACAACCGTGACCTCTACAAGCAGTTCGCCGAGCTGCGCCAGCGCATCGGGCTCGTCCCGCAGGACGACATCCTGCACAAGGAGCTCTCGGTCACCAAGGCCCTGAAGTACGCGGCCAAGCTCCGCTTCCCCGCCGACACCACCGAGGCCGAGCGCCAGGCCCGCATCCACGAGGTCCTCGTCGAGCTGAAGCTCGACATCCACAAGGACAAGCTGGTCACCTCCCTCTCCGGCGGTCAGCGCAAGCGCGTCTCGGTCGCCCTGGAGCTGCTGACCAAGCCGTCGCTGCTCTTCCTGGACGAGCCGACCTCGGGCCTCGACCCGGGCATGGACCGCGACGTGATGCAGCTGCTGCGCGGCCTCGCCGACGACGGCCGTACGGTCCTCGTCGTCACCCACTCCGTCGCCGAGCTGGCGATCTGCGACAAGCTGATCGTCATGGCACCCGGCGGTGCGGTGGCGTACTTCGGGCCGCCGGAGGAAGCGCTCAACTTCTTCGGCTACGACACCTGGGCCGACGTCTTCTCCGCCTTCGAGAACTACCGCGACTACGACTGGGCGGGCCGCTGGCGGGGCTCGCAGCACTACCAGATGTACGCCGCCGACATCGACGCCGTCGCCGCGCAGCCCGTGAACACGGCACCCCCGCAGCAGCTGCGCCCGCCCAAGCCTCAGGGCTGGGCGACACAGCTGTGGACCCTGATCCGCCGGTACGTCTCGGTCCTGGCGTCCGACAAGTTTTTCCTGTGCCTGATGGTCATGATGCCCGTAGTCCTGGGCGCCCTCGCCATGGTCATCCCGGCCAAGCTCGGCCTGGTCGCCCCCGCCGGCCCCCAGAAGTACAACGGCAAGGCCGGTTCGATCGTGCTGGTCCTCGCGGTCGGCATAAGCCTCGCCGGTGCGGCGAACTCCGTGCGAGAACTGATCAAGGAACGCATCATCTACGAACGGGAACGGGCCACCGGCCTCTCCCGGTCGGCGTACCTGATGTCCAAGGTCATCGTCCTCGGCGTGATCACGATGCTGCAGGGCGTCATCATCTGCGCCATCGGTCTCCACGGCCGGCAGCTGCCGGAGGAAGGGCTCGTCATGCCGCCGGCCGTCGAGATCTGTGTCTCGATCATGGCGCTCGGCTTCGCCTCGGTGATGGTCGGCCTGGTCATCTCCTCGCTGGTGAAGACCGCCGAGAAGACCATGCCGCTGCTCGTCATGTTCGCGATCGTGCAGGTCGTCTTCGCCGGGGTGCTCTTCCAGATCTTCGACTCTCCCGGCCTGGAACAGCTCGCCTGGCTGGCGCCGTCGCGCTGGGGCGTGTCCGCGGCGGGCGCCACGCTCGACCTCTCCCGTCTCATGCCACCGTGGGACGCTGAGAACCCCACCGACCTGGACCCGCTCTGGGAGCACTCGGCGGGCGTGTGGGCCACCGACCTCGCGGTGCTGGTGGCGTTCGGTGCCGTCTGCGGCTTCGTGGTCGCCCGGCTGCTGCGCCGCCACGAGCCCGAGGTCATGCGCAAGTAG
- the serB gene encoding phosphoserine phosphatase SerB, translated as MSASQPSPSPSSSELPGSRPGSDSPTLLVKIFGKDRPGITAGLFDTLAAYAVDVVDIEQVVTRGRIVLCALVTTPTAGGTTEGDLRATVHSWAESLKLQAEIISGTGDNPSRGDGRSHVTVLGNPLTAESTAAIAARITSTGANIDRIFRLAKYPVTAVEFAVSGAGTEELRTALAVGAAQIGVDVAVMSAGLSRRAQRLVVMDVDSTLIQDEVIELFAAHAGCEKEVAAVTEQAMRGELDFEQSLHARVALLAGLDESVVEKVRAEVRLTPGARTLIRTLKRLGYQVGVVSGGFTQVTDDLKERLGLDFASANTLEIVDGKLTGRVVGDIVDRAGKARLLRSFAEQAGVPLAQTVAIGDGANDLDMLNTAGLGVAFNAKPVVRQAAHTAVNVPFLDTVLYLLGITREEVEAADAPGA; from the coding sequence ATGAGCGCATCTCAGCCATCTCCGTCTCCCTCGTCCTCCGAGCTCCCCGGGTCCCGTCCGGGCAGCGACTCCCCCACTCTTCTCGTGAAGATCTTCGGGAAGGACCGTCCCGGTATCACCGCCGGGCTTTTCGACACGCTCGCCGCCTACGCGGTGGACGTCGTGGACATCGAGCAGGTGGTCACCCGTGGCCGGATCGTGCTGTGCGCACTGGTGACCACCCCGACCGCCGGAGGCACCACCGAGGGCGATCTGCGGGCGACCGTGCACAGCTGGGCCGAGTCCCTGAAGCTGCAGGCCGAGATCATCTCGGGGACGGGTGACAACCCTTCGCGCGGCGACGGCCGTTCCCACGTGACCGTGCTGGGCAACCCGCTGACCGCCGAGTCGACCGCCGCCATAGCGGCCAGGATCACTTCGACCGGCGCCAACATCGACCGGATCTTCCGGCTCGCGAAGTACCCGGTGACGGCCGTCGAGTTCGCGGTCTCCGGAGCGGGTACCGAGGAGCTGCGGACCGCGCTGGCGGTCGGGGCGGCGCAGATCGGTGTGGACGTGGCGGTGATGTCGGCCGGTCTGAGCCGCCGGGCGCAGCGCCTGGTGGTGATGGACGTGGACTCGACGCTGATCCAGGACGAGGTGATCGAGCTCTTCGCCGCGCACGCCGGCTGCGAGAAGGAGGTCGCCGCGGTGACCGAGCAGGCGATGCGCGGGGAGCTGGACTTCGAGCAGTCCCTGCACGCCCGGGTCGCCCTGCTGGCCGGACTCGACGAGTCCGTCGTGGAGAAGGTGCGCGCGGAGGTCCGGCTGACCCCCGGGGCCCGTACCCTCATCCGTACGCTGAAGCGGCTCGGCTACCAGGTCGGCGTGGTGTCGGGCGGGTTCACCCAGGTCACGGACGACCTCAAGGAGCGGCTGGGGCTGGACTTCGCCTCCGCCAACACCCTGGAGATCGTCGACGGGAAGCTCACCGGACGGGTCGTGGGCGACATCGTGGACCGGGCGGGCAAGGCCCGGCTGCTGCGCAGCTTCGCCGAGCAGGCGGGCGTTCCGCTGGCGCAGACGGTGGCGATCGGCGACGGCGCCAACGACCTGGACATGCTGAACACCGCGGGTCTCGGCGTGGCGTTCAACGCCAAGCCGGTCGTCCGGCAGGCGGCGCACACGGCGGTGAACGTGCCGTTCCTGGACACCGTGCTCTATCTGCTGGGCATCACCCGTGAAGAGGTCGAGGCGGCGGACGCCCCGGGCGCCTGA
- a CDS encoding SixA phosphatase family protein, which translates to MSVDTPRRIVLLRHAKAEWSQASDHERPLAERGRKDAPVAGRKLADSGIDFDLALCSTAARTRETWKLAVHEFEQRPRTVYEERLYDASLGELVALFNETPDEVRNLLVIGHNPGMHGAADALAGSAEGDVLARLTRDGFATAAYAVLEFPGTWKSVELGAGRLTDYWTPID; encoded by the coding sequence ATGAGCGTCGACACACCTCGCAGGATCGTTCTTCTCCGGCACGCGAAGGCGGAATGGTCGCAGGCCTCCGATCACGAGCGGCCGCTCGCGGAGCGCGGACGCAAGGACGCGCCCGTGGCCGGACGGAAGCTCGCCGATTCCGGCATCGACTTCGACCTTGCCCTGTGCTCGACCGCCGCCAGGACGCGGGAGACCTGGAAGCTGGCGGTCCACGAGTTCGAGCAGCGCCCCAGGACCGTGTACGAGGAGCGGCTGTACGACGCCTCCCTCGGCGAACTCGTCGCCCTCTTCAACGAGACCCCCGACGAGGTGCGCAACCTGCTCGTCATCGGCCACAACCCGGGGATGCACGGCGCGGCGGACGCCCTCGCGGGCTCGGCCGAGGGCGATGTGCTGGCCCGGCTGACCAGGGACGGCTTCGCGACCGCCGCCTACGCCGTCCTGGAGTTCCCCGGCACGTGGAAGAGCGTCGAGCTCGGCGCGGGCAGGCTCACCGACTACTGGACGCCCATCGACTGA
- a CDS encoding SGM_5486 family transporter-associated protein: MPVLDPHPQNGQKKLLLVLGAMLLITVIIGVIASVFAP; encoded by the coding sequence ATGCCAGTGCTCGATCCGCATCCCCAGAACGGCCAGAAGAAGCTTCTCCTCGTGCTCGGGGCCATGCTTCTCATCACTGTGATCATCGGAGTCATCGCCTCGGTGTTCGCGCCCTGA
- a CDS encoding CynX/NimT family MFS transporter: protein MLEDVTETPDPAAATPARGPDPTVPKSAPSAAGAPAAASPWLPRLLAAGLVLAALNLRPAITSLGSLLEEVRDGLHMSGGVAGALTSVPQLCFAVFGITAPRLARRFGPAAVVLAGMVAITAGLLIRPFTGSTVGFLLASTLALMGIAVGNVLMPVIVKRWFPDRVGSMTGLYSMALAFGTALAAAATVPVTDALGGNWRAGLAVWATLGVLAVLVWIPLVVRSRAGATAGAAAAVPQQAAVDFKITRIPTAWALACYFGLQSTAAYITMGWMPQIFRDAGISASTAGVLLAITMVMGVPLAFVIPRVAAGMRNQGPIVLFLGACGLAGYAGLYLAPAGGAWFWAVLLGISNCSFPLALTMIGMRTRTGAGVARLSVFAQSTGYLISIPGPLLVGVLNERSGGWGLPIAFMAALMVPQIVVGVFAGRDRTIDGHG, encoded by the coding sequence ATGCTGGAAGACGTCACCGAGACACCCGACCCGGCCGCCGCGACCCCGGCACGGGGGCCCGATCCGACCGTCCCGAAGTCCGCGCCCTCCGCCGCGGGCGCCCCCGCGGCAGCCTCCCCGTGGCTGCCGCGCCTGCTCGCCGCGGGCCTCGTCCTGGCCGCGCTCAACCTCCGCCCGGCCATCACCAGCCTGGGCTCGCTCCTCGAAGAGGTGCGCGACGGGCTCCACATGAGCGGCGGAGTCGCCGGCGCCCTCACCTCGGTGCCGCAGCTCTGCTTCGCGGTGTTCGGGATCACCGCCCCCCGCCTCGCCCGCCGCTTCGGCCCCGCCGCCGTCGTCCTCGCGGGCATGGTCGCGATCACCGCCGGCCTGCTGATCCGCCCCTTCACCGGCTCCACCGTCGGATTCCTGCTCGCCAGCACGCTCGCGCTGATGGGCATCGCGGTGGGCAACGTCCTGATGCCGGTGATCGTCAAGCGCTGGTTCCCCGACCGCGTCGGATCGATGACCGGCCTCTACTCGATGGCCCTCGCCTTCGGCACCGCCCTGGCGGCCGCGGCCACCGTGCCGGTGACCGACGCGCTGGGCGGCAACTGGCGGGCCGGCCTCGCCGTCTGGGCCACGCTCGGCGTCCTCGCCGTACTGGTCTGGATCCCGCTGGTGGTCCGCAGCCGCGCGGGCGCCACCGCGGGGGCGGCCGCGGCGGTCCCGCAGCAGGCGGCCGTCGACTTCAAGATCACCAGGATCCCGACCGCCTGGGCCCTCGCCTGCTACTTCGGGCTCCAGTCCACCGCCGCGTACATCACCATGGGGTGGATGCCGCAGATCTTCCGGGACGCGGGGATCTCCGCGAGCACGGCGGGCGTACTGCTCGCCATCACCATGGTCATGGGCGTGCCGCTCGCCTTCGTCATCCCCCGGGTCGCCGCCGGGATGCGCAACCAGGGCCCGATCGTCCTCTTCCTGGGGGCCTGCGGCCTCGCCGGGTACGCGGGCCTCTACCTCGCGCCGGCGGGCGGCGCCTGGTTCTGGGCGGTGCTGCTCGGCATCTCCAACTGCTCCTTCCCGCTCGCCCTCACCATGATCGGCATGCGTACCCGTACCGGCGCGGGCGTGGCCCGGCTCTCGGTGTTCGCCCAGTCCACCGGGTATCTGATCTCGATTCCCGGCCCGCTGCTCGTCGGCGTGCTCAACGAGCGCAGTGGCGGCTGGGGCCTGCCCATCGCCTTCATGGCGGCACTGATGGTTCCGCAGATCGTGGTGGGTGTGTTCGCCGGACGGGACCGGACGATCGACGGCCACGGGTGA
- a CDS encoding FadR/GntR family transcriptional regulator yields MALTSPRRSALADQVIAQLRNQITSGEWPVGSRIPTEPELVEQLGVARNTVREAVRALAHNGLLDIRQGSGTYVVATSELAGVMQRRFATADPRHVSELRSVLESSAARLAAGRRTDRDLKQMDALLARREETWVAGDAEGFVEADATLHHAIVAAAHNDVLTGIYADLGDVLRDYLRGDVGPELRPEDLMDHGRLVEAIREGDARRAAEEAGSHALHCPPEGP; encoded by the coding sequence ATGGCGCTGACGTCCCCCCGGCGCTCGGCACTCGCCGACCAGGTGATTGCCCAGCTGAGGAACCAGATCACCTCGGGCGAGTGGCCCGTCGGCTCCCGCATCCCCACCGAACCCGAGCTGGTCGAGCAGCTCGGTGTGGCCCGGAACACGGTCCGTGAGGCGGTGCGCGCCCTCGCCCACAACGGCCTGCTGGACATCCGCCAGGGCTCGGGTACGTACGTGGTGGCCACCAGCGAGCTGGCCGGGGTGATGCAACGGCGCTTCGCGACCGCCGATCCGCGCCACGTGTCCGAGCTCCGGTCGGTCCTGGAGTCGTCGGCGGCGCGGCTGGCGGCCGGGCGGCGCACCGACCGGGACCTCAAGCAGATGGACGCCCTGCTGGCGCGGCGCGAGGAGACCTGGGTGGCGGGGGACGCGGAGGGCTTCGTCGAGGCCGACGCCACCTTGCACCATGCGATCGTGGCCGCCGCGCACAACGACGTACTGACCGGGATCTACGCGGACCTGGGCGACGTGCTGCGCGACTACCTGCGCGGTGACGTGGGCCCGGAGCTGCGGCCGGAGGACCTCATGGACCACGGGCGGCTGGTCGAGGCGATCCGCGAGGGCGACGCCCGGAGGGCGGCCGAGGAGGCGGGGAGCCACGCGCTGCACTGCCCGCCCGAAGGGCCCTGA
- the fabI gene encoding enoyl-ACP reductase FabI, with protein MSGILDGKRILITGVLMESSIAFHTAKVAQEQGAEIILTAFPRPTLTERIAKKLPKPAKVLELDVTNAEHLDRLAGLVRDELGTLDGVVHSIGFAPQDALGGNFLNTPFESVATAMHVSAFSLKSLAMACKPLMAEGGSIVGLTFDAQFAWPQYDWMGPAKAALEATSRYLARDLGSDNIRCNLISAGPLGSMAAKSIPGFGDLAKVWDTRSPLAWDMTDPEPAGRGVVALLSDFFPKTTGEIIHVDGGVHMIGA; from the coding sequence ATGAGCGGAATTCTCGACGGCAAGCGCATCCTCATCACCGGGGTGCTGATGGAGTCCTCCATCGCGTTCCACACCGCCAAGGTGGCCCAGGAGCAGGGTGCGGAGATCATCCTCACCGCCTTCCCCCGCCCCACCCTGACGGAGCGCATCGCCAAGAAGCTCCCCAAGCCCGCGAAGGTCCTCGAACTCGACGTCACCAACGCCGAGCACCTCGACCGGCTCGCCGGTCTGGTCCGCGACGAGCTCGGCACGCTGGACGGCGTCGTCCACTCCATCGGCTTCGCGCCGCAGGACGCCCTCGGCGGCAACTTCCTGAACACCCCGTTCGAGTCGGTCGCCACCGCGATGCACGTCTCGGCGTTCTCGCTGAAGTCGCTCGCCATGGCCTGCAAGCCGCTGATGGCCGAGGGCGGCTCGATCGTCGGCCTCACCTTCGACGCGCAGTTCGCGTGGCCGCAGTACGACTGGATGGGCCCGGCGAAGGCCGCGCTGGAGGCCACCTCCCGCTACCTCGCCCGTGACCTGGGCTCGGACAACATCCGCTGCAACCTGATCTCCGCGGGCCCCCTCGGCTCCATGGCCGCGAAGTCCATCCCGGGCTTCGGCGACCTCGCGAAGGTCTGGGACACCCGGTCGCCGCTGGCCTGGGACATGACCGACCCGGAGCCCGCCGGCCGGGGCGTCGTCGCCCTGCTGTCGGACTTCTTCCCGAAGACCACGGGCGAGATCATCCACGTCGACGGCGGCGTGCACATGATCGGCGCCTGA
- the fabG gene encoding 3-oxoacyl-[acyl-carrier-protein] reductase, translating to MSRSVLVTGGNRGIGLAIARAFVDNGDKVAITYRSGEPPQELAEAGVLAVRCDITDAEQVEQAYKEIEEKQGSVEVLVANAGITKDQLLMRMSEEDFTSVVDTNLTGTFRVVKRANRAMLRAKKGRVVLISSVVGLLGSAGQANYAASKAGLVGFARSLARELGSRNITFNVVAPGFVDTDMTQVLTEDQRKGIVAQVPLGRYARPAEVAAAVRFLASDDASYITGAVIPVDGGLGMGH from the coding sequence TTGAGCCGCTCGGTTCTCGTCACCGGAGGAAACCGGGGCATCGGCCTCGCCATCGCCCGCGCCTTCGTCGACAACGGCGACAAGGTGGCGATCACTTACCGCTCCGGCGAGCCGCCTCAGGAACTCGCCGAGGCGGGTGTTCTCGCGGTCCGCTGCGACATCACCGACGCCGAGCAGGTGGAGCAGGCCTACAAGGAGATCGAGGAGAAGCAGGGCTCCGTCGAGGTGCTGGTGGCCAACGCCGGCATCACCAAGGACCAGCTCCTCATGCGGATGTCGGAGGAGGACTTCACCTCCGTCGTCGACACCAACCTCACCGGCACCTTCCGTGTGGTCAAGCGCGCCAACCGCGCCATGCTGCGCGCGAAGAAGGGCCGCGTGGTCCTCATCTCCTCCGTCGTGGGCCTCCTCGGCTCGGCCGGTCAGGCCAACTACGCCGCCTCCAAGGCCGGACTGGTCGGGTTCGCCCGGTCGCTGGCCCGCGAACTCGGCTCGCGGAACATCACTTTCAACGTCGTCGCGCCCGGTTTTGTCGACACCGACATGACGCAGGTGCTCACCGAGGACCAGCGCAAGGGCATCGTCGCCCAGGTCCCGCTCGGCCGCTACGCGCGGCCCGCGGAGGTCGCCGCGGCGGTCCGCTTCCTCGCCTCCGACGACGCGTCGTACATCACTGGAGCCGTCATCCCCGTTGACGGCGGATTGGGCATGGGTCACTGA
- a CDS encoding TldD/PmbA family protein has protein sequence MPHEVDQSFLALPLRALADAALARARALGSTHADFRFERVRSASLRLRDARLSGASDSTDLGFAVRVVHGGAWGFASGVDLTMDAAAKVASQAVAMAKLSAKVIAAAGSDERVELADEPVHGERTWVSSYGIDPFSVPDEEKTGLLAEWSGRLLGAEGVAHVDASLTAVHENKFYADTAGTVTTQQRVRVHPQLTAVSVDGTTGEFDSMRTIAPPAGRGWEYLTGTGWDWNAELERIPGLLAEKMRAPSVEAGRYDLVVDPSNLWLTIHESIGHATELDRALGYEAAYAGTSFATFDQLGKLAYGSPVMNVTGDRTTEHGLATIGYDDEGVEAQSWDLIKDGTLVGYQLDRRIAELTGLGRSNGCAYADSPGHVPVQRMANVSLKPDPGGLSTEDLIGGVERGIYVVGDRSWSIDMQRYNFQFTGQRFFRIENGELTGQLRDVAYQATTTDFWGSMEKVGGPQTYVLGGAFNCGKAQPGQVAAVSHGCPSALFRGVNILNTTQEAGR, from the coding sequence GTGCCCCACGAGGTAGATCAGTCGTTTCTCGCCCTGCCCCTACGGGCCCTCGCCGACGCCGCCCTCGCGCGGGCCCGCGCGCTCGGTTCCACGCACGCGGACTTCCGCTTCGAGCGGGTGCGCAGCGCCTCCCTGAGGCTGCGCGACGCCCGCCTCTCCGGGGCCTCGGACTCCACCGACCTCGGATTCGCGGTGCGGGTCGTGCACGGCGGGGCGTGGGGGTTCGCGTCCGGTGTGGACCTGACGATGGACGCGGCGGCGAAGGTGGCCTCGCAGGCCGTCGCCATGGCGAAGCTGTCGGCGAAGGTGATCGCGGCGGCGGGCTCGGACGAGCGGGTGGAGCTGGCGGACGAGCCGGTGCACGGCGAGCGGACCTGGGTCTCCTCGTACGGCATCGACCCGTTCTCCGTACCGGACGAGGAGAAGACCGGGCTGCTCGCCGAGTGGAGCGGACGGCTGCTCGGGGCGGAGGGGGTCGCGCACGTGGACGCCTCGCTGACGGCCGTCCACGAGAACAAGTTCTACGCGGACACCGCCGGCACGGTCACCACGCAGCAGCGGGTGCGGGTGCATCCGCAGCTGACGGCGGTGTCGGTGGACGGCACGACGGGCGAGTTCGACTCGATGCGGACGATCGCCCCGCCGGCCGGCCGCGGCTGGGAGTACCTGACCGGCACCGGCTGGGACTGGAACGCCGAACTGGAGCGCATCCCGGGGCTGCTCGCCGAGAAGATGCGGGCGCCGAGCGTGGAGGCGGGGAGGTACGACCTGGTCGTCGACCCGTCGAACCTCTGGCTGACGATCCACGAGTCGATCGGCCACGCCACCGAGCTGGACCGGGCGCTGGGGTACGAGGCGGCCTACGCGGGGACCTCGTTCGCCACCTTCGACCAGCTGGGGAAGCTGGCGTACGGCTCCCCGGTGATGAACGTGACGGGCGACCGGACGACCGAGCACGGACTCGCGACGATCGGTTACGACGACGAGGGCGTCGAGGCTCAGTCCTGGGACCTGATCAAGGACGGCACTCTCGTCGGCTACCAACTCGACCGGCGGATCGCCGAGTTGACCGGCCTCGGCCGGTCCAACGGGTGCGCGTACGCCGATTCGCCGGGCCATGTGCCGGTGCAGCGGATGGCCAACGTCTCGCTGAAGCCCGACCCGGGCGGGCTCTCCACCGAAGACCTGATCGGCGGGGTGGAGCGCGGGATCTACGTGGTCGGCGACCGCTCCTGGTCGATCGACATGCAGCGCTACAACTTCCAGTTCACCGGGCAGCGGTTCTTCCGCATCGAGAACGGCGAGCTGACCGGTCAGCTGCGGGACGTCGCCTACCAGGCGACGACCACCGACTTCTGGGGCTCGATGGAGAAGGTCGGCGGCCCGCAGACGTACGTGCTCGGCGGCGCCTTCAACTGCGGCAAGGCCCAGCCGGGCCAGGTCGCGGCGGTCTCGCACGGCTGCCCGTCCGCTCTCTTCCGGGGCGTGAACATCCTCAACACGACGCAGGAGGCGGGCCGATGA